One Drosophila subpulchrella strain 33 F10 #4 breed RU33 chromosome 2R, RU_Dsub_v1.1 Primary Assembly, whole genome shotgun sequence genomic window, AGAGACGGCGACGGTTGGCCTGTTGACGTTGCTGACGGACTTCCTGGCCATTAGCCTCTATCCTCGACTTGGCCAGCAGGTCCTCAACATCGTCATGGAAGTCGTCTTTCTGAGCGTTCAGCTTTGTTTTCGAAGAAATACCGGTGGCAGACTCATCGTTAGacaccttaaatatttttggtttgcGCTGAACTCGGCGATTAAGGATTGCGGATGACTGCAGTGACAAGATGCTCTTCTTCGCCAGATCGTTCACGGATTGATCCGAGCGCAGCTGGGTGGTGGCCTTCGAAATGCCCACCGGGATCTCTTCAGACTCACCGTTGACGTACATCAAGCTATCTACGGGACTGGAGCCACTGGACAGATTCTGTGGGGATGTGCGGACCGAGGCGGAAGCCGAATCAGTGTCATCCGAAGCCATGattccacctcctcctcctcctctagTGGCGTCCACCAAGTCGTTGGAACTCACAGGGTTCGGCAGAGAGCTATTTGACCTCGACCAGAGATGGGTCATAAAGGGCAGCACAACGGTTTGACTACGGGATAACAAATTTGTCATCGAAGATAGGGCGTCGCTCAGTAGTTTGTCCTTGCCCTGGTGCAAGAAGTGATCGATCTGCTCCTGTCGCTTGGCCAATATTGGACGGAGGATGGCGTCGAATATCCAAACATTGGCCGACGGAGCAGTTAGCACGATCCACAGGACCAGAAGGAACTTGGTGGGCATGTAGAGCGGCAGCCACGACAAGAAGATATCCGCCAGCACCTCGATGGTGACCAGAAAGGCGTAGACTATCCAGTACTTGGCCCAGGCCAGGAACTCCTCGTCTCCGCTGTTGAGTGTCTTGTAGGTGTGCCAAGCCGGTCCCAAAGTGCCATAAACAAAGAACAGGAAACGTGTTATGCAGCTAAAGAAACACATCTTGGGGATAATACTTCTGTCTTAGGTCTAGATCTAaaatatattggtctgccagaaagtgttttaatttttacaacAATTCCGAATTTAATGCATGTGGTAAAAAGAATTTGGCAGCTCACGATCGATGTATGCACAGAAATCTTTTTCTTGAAAACTGTGTTGAGGGATCTAGTGCTAGATTGTAAGTGAAAAGCAAGGCTTGCTAATAAATAATACTCCTTAATGtttaaacataaaatattGACTAATggtaaatttaatataaagaaagttgaatttaaaattaatctCATTATGGGTTTCGTGGGTTTcttattaaatgtttcaaaaaCTTGTTGGCCTAAAAACTTAATATCTAACATTAATATTATTCCTGTTTTATAGATGCGCATGCAGCTGCTGAAGAAGGCCAGTGGCTACAAGCCTTTTCTATACAACATTTACCAGTCGGATGTGTGCGAGTATCTGGAAAAACGAAATCATCCTTTTGTCAACATCATTCTCAACAGTTTCGGAAATAGAACCAATGTGAACAAGTGTCCAATTCCAGTAGGTTTAATTCCCCTTATGAAATACTGTCCTTACCTGTATTGTTTCTTTCAGTCCGAAATTATCGTAGAGCACTTCCGATTTCCGGTTAAGGTATTGGATAGGATTCCCCTACCATCTGGGGACTATGGATTATTTACCACATTTAGTTCCCT contains:
- the LOC119551010 gene encoding receptor expression-enhancing protein 1, with product MCFFSCITRFLFFVYGTLGPAWHTYKTLNSGDEEFLAWAKYWIVYAFLVTIEVLADIFLSWLPLYMPTKFLLVLWIVLTAPSANVWIFDAILRPILAKRQEQIDHFLHQGKDKLLSDALSSMTNLLSRSQTVVLPFMTHLWSRSNSSLPNPVSSNDLVDATRGGGGGGIMASDDTDSASASVRTSPQNLSSGSSPVDSLMYVNGESEEIPVGISKATTQLRSDQSVNDLAKKSILSLQSSAILNRRVQRKPKIFKVSNDESATGISSKTKLNAQKDDFHDDVEDLLAKSRIEANGQEVRQQRQQANRRRL